A single window of Solanum stenotomum isolate F172 unplaced genomic scaffold, ASM1918654v1 scaffold19149, whole genome shotgun sequence DNA harbors:
- the LOC125850780 gene encoding purine permease 1-like, translated as MDMEIEQEGNYNKPKKLKNFMSIKTLLILIYCIFLSVGQISGVLLVRIYYLHGGKRKWLQSSLLTAGFPILILPIYISYVKKKTNNNNIRFFATPKLAIFSAILGILLGICSYLYTIGASYLPVSISSLLSSTSLAFTAIFAYFMVKHKFTHYSVNAVVLMMLGSIILGLHMNGDRPIGESNRQYTLGFVMTIIGAALCNDPT; from the coding sequence atggaCATGGAAATTGAGCAAGAGGGCAACTACAATAAGCCTAAGAAACTCAAGAATTTCATGTCAATTAAGACACTTCTAATTCTCATATATTGTATCTTCCTTTCAGTTGGCCAAATATCAGGTGTATTGCTTGTtagaatttattatttacatGGTGGAAAAAGAAAATGGTTGCAATCTTCATTGCTAACAGCAGGATTCCCAATCTTGATTTTACCaatttatatttcttatgtaaaaaaaaagaccaataacaataatattagaTTTTTTGCCACACCTAAATTAGCAATATTTAGTGCTATTTTAGGTATCCTTCTTGGTATTTGTAGCTACCTCTACACTATTGGCGCGTCATATCTTCCCGTTTCGATTTCTTCTCTGCTCTCTTCAACGTCCCTTGCATTTACCGCGATTTTCGCGTATTTCATGGTGAAACATAAGTTCACACATTATTCCGTGAACGCGGTGGTGTTGATGATGTTAGGGTCAATTATATTAGGGTTACACATGAATGGAGATCGTCCGATAGGTGAATCGAATAGACAATACACGTTAGGGTTTGTGATGACAATTATTGGTGCGGCTCTTTGTAATGACCCTacag